cacacacacacacacacacacacacacacacacaacacacaacacacacaaccacaataTGAATtctaacagcacacacacacacacacacacacacaacacacacacacacacaacacacataacCACAATATGAATtctaacagcacacacacacacacacacaatacacacacacacacacacacacacacacaacacacacataaccaCAATATGaatctctaatacacacacacacacacataacacacataacCACAATATGAAtttaacagcacacacacacaacacacacacacacacacacacacacacacatgaatctctaacagcacacacacacacacacacacacacacacacacacacaaccacaacatGAATCtctaacagcacacacacacacacacacacacacacacacacaacacacacaaccacaataTGAATtctaacagcacacacacacacacacacacacacacacacacacacacacaatacacacacacacatgaatctctaacagcacacacacacacacacaacacacacacacacacacatgaatctctaacagcacacacacacacacacacacacacacacacacaacacacacaacacaacatgaatctctaacagcacacacacacacacacacacacacacacacacacaacacacacaaccacaacatGAATtctaacagcacacacacacacacacacacacacacacacacacacacacacacacacacacacacatacacacacacacacacatacacacacacacatgtgtgtgtgtgtatgtgtgtgtgtgtgtatgtgtgtgtgtgtgtgtgtgtgtgtgtgtgtgtgtgtgtgtgtgtgtgtgtgtgtgtattcatgtgtgtgtgtgtgtgtattcgtgtgtgtgtgtgtattcgtgtgtgtgtgtgtgtgtgtgtgtgtgtgtgtgtgtgtgtgtgtgtgtgtgtgtgtgtgtattcatgtgtgtgtgagtgtgtgtgtaagtgtgtgtgtactaagtgcattagtgtgtgttagattaGCTCCTCGGTGGTCTCTGTAGCTCAGTGAGGTCTGAATCGGGAGCCATGCGTCCGAATTACACTCACAATTCAGTTAGGGAAGTGCAATATCTGTCAGCAGTGCAATACaaatctgtgtgtttttatcagcacagtgcactgtgtgtgtgtgtgagtgtgtgtgagtgtgtgtgagtgtgtgtgtatgtgtacgaCGTGGGGGGGCTGGTTTCAATCAGGGTCCCTCCCAAATCAAATTAGTCTGTGTTTTAGTGCACTGCCTGACTCCAGACTAATGTGATTTCTGCAGCTCCCTGAAGATCAATTCATCAGATCTCATCATTCACAaccctcagagagagagagagagagagagagaaagagggagagagagaaagagggagagagagcgagagagagagggagagagagggagagaggagagagggagagagggagagagggagagaggagagagagagagagagagagagagagagagagagagagagagggggaagcTAAAGGGAGGATGTTCCCTAGTTAGGCTCCTTTTATataatggacagacagacagacagacagacagacagacagacagacagacagatagatagatagatagatagatagatagattataatatgatatatgatgtgtgtgtttctcagtaCCTCTCGATGTCTGTGAGTCTAGACGAGTCTCTGAAGCCTTTAGCAAACGGGTTGCTGTCGATCTTCAGCTTAGTGATCTATAACAGAGGAGAGGAACATCACACAGGtttatcactctctctctctctctctctctctcatcttccCTCCAGTCACAATCTCTCAGACTAAACAGTGAGTCTGTGCATCTACACACACGTCACGTCAGAGCTTCAGGAGGAACGTGTGAAGATGAAAGAGGACTGATAGAAGAGGGGGATTGTgtggaataaaaacaaaataatctcAGATTTACAGTAAATCCCTCTctctgaaacacaaacacaagtcTCAGAGCAGAACTGTAATcattacacacacgcacacacacgcgcaaacacacacacgcacatgcacacacacacatacacacacacacacacacacacacacacacacacacacacacacacgcacacacacacacacatgcatcagCTTCAACTTTATCTGTTCCTTCACTGAGGAACCTGTAATGCTGCTGTGTAGATCTCAGCGTTCGCCATCAGAAAAGTTTCCAAAAGTACATAAAGAACTCATGAGGAACTATTTGTTCATTGCTTGTTCCTGGGTTCCTCACCGCACACTTTATTTCTCCTTTATCCTTTGAAATGGATATGCTGTAatatcatttttcattttaaaacaacgtataaaaataaagaacccAAAATTAGACTGCAATGATCTAAAGATTTCACAAAAACTTGCAGTCAGAAGCAGAGGTGTGTGACGTGTTACATGGTGTGTGACGTGTTATATGGTGTGTGACGTGTTACATGGTGTGTGACGTGTGGGGTTTATAACTCAGACTCCTCTGTGTGGAATTAAAGCCCATCATATGGAGTGTGTGTCGAGTTTGTTACTACCAGATGTGACTGCTGATGTTCCTAATGTTCCCAAGTGCCTTATTTCTGAACACACTCACGTGGTTCCAGGACAAAGCACGTCACATCTGGAACTCTTAAGAGCTGTTGAGGTTTTACTCCACTTTTCTCTGTGAGGAACCTCCACCACCACGGTTCTCTATTTAAATAGACTCCACATGAGAACCTTTACTGAGAGTTAGAAAATGTTCAGATCTGTTATGGTTATGAACCGaactacatgtgtgtgtgtgtgtgtgtgtgtgtgtgtgtgtgtgtgtgtgtgtgtgtgcgctgcatgtgtgtgtgtgtgtgtgtgtgtgtgtgtgcgcatgcatgtgtgtgtgtgtgtgtgcgtgcatgtgtgtgtgtgcgtgtgtttgatACACACCAGTTGGTTCTGGTACGCGGTGACGGCAGTGAACACGGTCTCAGTGAAGATGAAGGTACGAAACTCCTCAGATTTGAGGTTGAGCAGCGACGCTGTGTGCTCCTTCTTCTTAATGATGTGAACACGAGGTTGATATTTATGCATCGAGTTCAGGATGATCTgtacggacacacacacacacacacacacacacacacacacagttaatatACACATTAGACACTGAGGGAAATGAATGACAGCCGCATAGGACcctggattgtgtgtgtgtgtgtgtgtgtgtgtgtgtgtgtgtgtgtgtgtactgttcagtaaaattatatttgtattttattaagaatgtatatttaaatactgtTTTATAGCACATGGAGTTTTGTACTGTTTGTTCATGTTTCATatacaaagagagaaaataataataataataataataataataataataataataataataataataataatcctgaaCATTACTGCAGTTTGACCTGAATTTGATcaacatttccattttttatacagtttaaaatattatattgttatttatttctatatttatttggtattttttgGTCTGAATGTTTAATGTTAGACTCCAGCTGTATTTCTGCTCTCTGGATGGAAGTGGAGGAGTGTTTGGGATTGAGAGggatgtgtgtattagatgatATTTCAGAGAAGCTCTGGAGGAAATCAGAATAAAGTAAATCCGTACGTGTCCGTGTTGATCCAACTCATTGTTGGTAAGCTTCACTTTCTCGAAGGACACCATCTGTTTCAGCAGCTGCTCTCCACTGAACGGCGAGTCGGGATGAACGTACagcctggacacacacacacacacacacacacacacacacacacacacacacacacataattattaTAGAATAGTGAAGCTATGAACCCATTTATAAAAACACAGGTGGGTcagattatgtgtgtgtgtgtgtgtgtgtgtgtgtgtgtgtgtgtgtgtgtgtgtgtgtgtgtgcgttcatCTGTGTCCACATCTGTTAGGCTTGAGTAGTGCTACAGAGAGACACCTGTCTGTCTCCATGGTCTCACCTGGCAGGTAAGGGAGGATCAGCTTTTCCTGCTACGAGCCAGGAGGAGCGGTGATACGCGTACCGGTATCTCTTATTATCCACAGGAACAATATCCATCAGAACAATGTACTTCGAGTCTGGATCCACTCCAGAGAAGGACACGCGGATAGTGGGGAAcattctcctgaacacacacacacacacacacacacacacacacacacacacacacacacacacacacacacaaacactcttaTAGAATTGACTGTAGTGTGGGAAAACACTTAGAGAGCGCTAAGGTCACGAgctcatatttattatattttacatccatttattatttttttctcattaatattCTAATCAGAATTACTGCTTTAATGAAGTAAAGCGCTGATCTTTATTGGAGTATAAACCGAAAATGAGATCATTGCAGggagaaatattttatattgatgtgAATTATTGTATCAAATCCCGACAGTGGCGCGCGCGCCGtgtttagttattattattattattattattattattattattattattattatttatttatttatttatttatttatttatttatttatttatttatttatttatttcaagctTCATTAATATCAAACTAAAATAATCCATAAATAATCCTCCATAAACGCGCATCGTCCGTGACGTCACACCTGCCAGACTTGGTGATAATCATCTCGGTTCCGAGCTCGTGGAACTTGTCCCACAGCTCTTTGGTCTCCAGGCTGCAGTTGATGTTGGCCATGTGTTCGCTCGGTACCGCGGGGCTGCAGGGGATCAGCGGCTCTGTGCTCACCTCCACTTCCACATCCGCCTCCACACTtccaccaacacctccaccaaCACCTGCACCAACACCTGCAACAGCACCTCCAACTCCACCAACACCTCCCACACCGCCGCGCGCCACACACCGAGACTTCTCCACGAACTGCTCTGGAGTCGGTAACAAAGACATAACGCATAAAAAGTTTACAAacaacagttacacacacacacacacacacacacacacacacacacacacacatttaataaagGAGAAGGtcttttatgtgtttgtgtttaattttcaGGTcacaatataataaagaattTGTAGAGAACAAACTAAAATAATCTGAAAAAAGTCTGAAATAAAaacgaataaatcaaattatggTTTATATTTAACGCCCAAATGACTACTGACAccccatattattattattattattattattattattattattattattattattattattattattattatttaaatctgaagctatttttaatttaaatattttatctcaTTAAAGCTGACTAAAACATcgctcccaaacacacacacacacacacacacacacacacacacacacacacacacacgcgcacaaaaCATTAAggcattaaaactttttttttttttttttaataaacaattatattgtatttttttgtgctattttattttcatgtttattatacagaaataaaaaatacacaaaaatatacatcTAATTTAATTCCAATAagtaatcaataataaaaattctactactaataataaaaacaataagaacttattttatttataaagagaaTTATAGCGAATTTTAagcaaatttagatttttttgtacatttaatacTTCTGTTTATAATTTGCTCAGAATTCTTTTTGTCAgaaacataaatacatacaagattttacacattacataaaaactgttttttgcCCGATCATTCTCACTTCTATTATTGATTAGCGTTTAATTCCTGTCTCTTCACAGGAAATGAGCATTAAATATTACTAATAATTCTAATCATCTgtgaattattttctttaattagaCGAATCTCACAGACTGTTACAGCAGTGAGGTTTTTTCCACATGGAGAAAACTTACCGAGGTCTAAATACAAAAGGAGAAATCAGACACATTTATACTACaaacataatatttataaaaatgtataaaagtaatctataataataataataataataataataataataataataataataataataataatctagaAATGTTTTAACCAGAGGCGGATGTCAAATAAACAACGCAGCattatggtgatgatgatgatgatgatgatgatgatgatgatgatgataataataataataataataataattattattattattattattattattattaatattattattatgtaatagttaatacattttatttttcataaaaaataagcTCGATTTTATAAACTGAGTGAATTATGATTTCATGTTTTATTGCAGAATAATAATGTTTCAACTTTCTACTCATGTAtaattgtagttttttttaccttgacTAGGGACCGGGAACATTATATTgtgtatacaaatataataatataataaaaaagtatacatttattttttatttttttagattttctacaatgtgtttgaaatgtgtttgaaatctAAAACCACAATCCGGAGTCGGAAGGAAACTTGTGTGGTAATAAATTCGTCTCTgagtgttttttatgttttttatagtGGATTTGATTCGGAATCTTTCTGAAAGCAGCGCAACATCTGCGTCTCATTGAACTGATTTATAAAGAGACTCATTACGACTTCTTTAGGATTTAAAAAGACTGATGTAAAAGTGGATTTTCTTTAGTTTGGTGTAAAAGTTTCCTGCTAATAAATATTTCTCCAGTTTAAGGAGGTCAGAAGATCAGGACTGTAAAGATTCAGGTTTTCTTTGAGATGCTACTTTTAAAgcgcaataaaaaaataaagattattattattattattattattattttatttattttcacgcCTGAATCCTGGTGTTTTCTCATCGCAAATGTGTacacattctttttatttctgtaaaaaatacattctcaGGGGATGTTgcgatatttattttttctgcggAAATAGAAATAGGATTTAATTTCACTGCTTAAATAAAGAAAGtttctaaatgtgtgaaattttaaattgttttattattgggGTTATTTTCACGCGCGCGAGttttgtgtgaataaaaaaaagtcattgagTTGATATAAAGGTCTGTCATGGGTATAGCacctgaaatgtgtgtgtgtgtgtgtgtgtgtgtgtgtgtacatcacTAAACTTCAAAGATCAAACCCAATTCAAACAGCGTTGCAGTGACGGAGAGAATAcagaataatgatgatgatgatgatgatgatgatggtgatgatggtggggTTTTTCAGCCTCTTACCCAGAGGTTTGATGGTGTTCTCCTCGTTCTCCTTGTCTTTAGCTGTGCTGGAGGAAATGAGGGCCGCGATGGAAAAAGCGTTGGCTCTGGACGAGAGCTGCGGCTTCGGAACCGGACTGAACTCCATCCCAGCACCGCGGAGTCGCGGGAGCttcacacactgacactcaaCGATACCAACCCCAGGAACAAGTACAAACAGATCAACACAACCTCCAGAACCGGAACCGGAGAGGTCAGAAAACACTGGACACACGCTCGGACTGGAGCTTCCTTCTTCCCAAAGTCCAAAACTATCAAAACTTGCAAGATCTTCTCGAGTTGTTAGAATTCTTGGATCTGTTGGATATTTCGGATGCCGTAGATGTGGTAGATGTTCTCCTGGATCTCTGTTAAGGTTGTAAATGGGGCTTATTTGCGGCTCCGCTTCATTTTCTCCACAAATTTCTTCTTCCCTTCTTCTCCACTCTCTCCGTTCGCCAAACTGACCTGCACTTTCACTCTGTCTCCTTAACTTCACAAATTTACCCTGACCAATCAGCGCCCTGCAGGCGGCCCACGTCACGACTTGCGCGACACCGCCCACTGTTTTTCTCCCTTTGTTCTGCGtcaaataagacaaaaaaacgtCAATCACTTTATCTGAGTTTAACACGTCACAACCTgtttacacattattattattattattattattattattattattattattattatatttgtaaattattgttattattattaatgtttaatgttaatcCTTTTTTAATGTCTTCTTTAGTAAATTCTCGCTTTCACGCGTTCATAATGGGATCAGAagaatattagtaataatataatagtgaTGAAACATAAAGAAATGCGTGGGAGAGAATTTAATTCCAGTCtttattacagtattttatacttattattttattattcattgtttctataataactattttaaagcactttaatatttaacattgcATTTTAGCCTGACtgataaaacaacaataataaatataaccaGAGTAGTGtgtgaaaatattattattttattctaatatcaatttccaaaaaataatcacacaggatataaatataaataaatatccagCCTGAACGAATTATAACCATTTATTAATtacacatattattattattattattattattattattattattattattatcattaatattaatgataataataataataataataataactgttttaaatattattatactcCACGGCTGATTTCCCTCCAAAttccacttgttttttttgctacacTGCGGCggcaaagtgaaaaaagaaaatgtttgtgtgtgtgtgtgtgtgtgtgtgtgtgtgtgtgtgtgtgtgtgtgtgtgtgtgtgtgtgtgtgtgtgtgtgtgtgtatgtttgtgtttgtgtgcaggacGGCTTGAATTATAAAAACGTTTGATGTTTGTgcaaaaataacagaaaataaatagaattatttagaaaatgtaaaatatattaaatatattttgatgatgataataataacaacaataaaatattaataataataatagtcataaaataataataataatcttttctTTAGATTACTTGCACGTGGTAGTTTATTCGGCGCATGCGTGTCTGTGCTAAAtcatacagaaataaaaagcgCTGAGTGGTGTTTATTTGCAGGTTGTGAATCACCTTAAGGTGGTcaaagtcagtgtgtgtgtgtgtgtgtgtgtgtgtgtgtgtgtgtgagagagagagagagagagagagagaactcgGGGTGGCCTGAGATTAGATTACGGAGCAATTGGCAGCGGATAATGTGCTAAAAGCTTTCCCACTTATCCTCACTCCTCTCCCCAGGATCATTCACACGTCGGGGATCTTCAGGACACACAACCTCACCTGTACACGcgcatgcgcgcacacactGATCCCCTCTCACCCGCATCAAGCACCTGCTGCTCCTGCGCGCGCGCTGCTGTCACATTTACACAGGAATCGCGAGGTGCTgcacaggaaacacacacacacacacacacacacacacacacctcgtgAGAACTCATTTCTCTGATAAGATAAACATGTGTTAATGGATTAGGTTTACTGACCACATCCCActccgaacacacacacacacacacacacacacactgctaattATACTCCACTGTTTTTAATAAACGTTCACCAGTATGAGTCAGATCCCAAACTGGGTTTATAACCGAATAAATACACTTTAaattaatgcagttttatttatttatgtgtagtTTTTGTAACAGtgaacattttcccaaagcagcattacagagataaagaggttataaagttggaatgtagaagtttagagtctataagtttgttcactataagtttatctctaaaGATTGATCCAGttgtgactgtggtgaaggaaaaaatccCTGAGATTGTTTTAAGGACCCAGACTCAGAAGAACCCATCCTGAACCTCATCctgaacctcatcctcatcctcatccccATCCCCATCCCCATCCTCATCCCCACCCCCAtccccatcctcatcctcatccccGTCCTCATCCCCAcccccatcctc
This sequence is a window from Silurus meridionalis isolate SWU-2019-XX chromosome 21, ASM1480568v1, whole genome shotgun sequence. Protein-coding genes within it:
- the tbx20 gene encoding LOW QUALITY PROTEIN: T-box transcription factor TBX20 (The sequence of the model RefSeq protein was modified relative to this genomic sequence to represent the inferred CDS: inserted 2 bases in 1 codon), with the translated sequence MEFSPVPKPQLSSRANAFSIAALISSSTAKDKENEENTIKPLEQFVEKSRCVARGGVGGVGGVGGAVAGVGAGVGGGVGGSVEADVEVEVSTEPLIPCSPAVPSEHMANINCSLETKELWDKFHELGTEMIITKSGRRMFPTIRVSFSGVDPDSKYIVLMDIVPVDNKRYRYAYHRSSWLVAGKADPPLPARLYVHPDSPFSGEQLLKQMVSFEKVKLTNNELDQHGHIILNSMHKYQPRVHIIKKKEHTASLLNLKSEEFRTFIFTETVFTAVTAYQNQLITKLKIDSNPFAKGFRDSSRLTDIERESVESLIHKHSYARSPIRTYTGEEETLGEDTHNTHTRGSAFAASENLSLSSWVSGSSGFPGFQPPQSLAHPIQGSLPPYGRLAMPLAPGXLTGASGPSFPSFHMPRYHHYFQQGPYAAIQSLRHSSTVMTPFV